The Thermanaerovibrio acidaminovorans DSM 6589 genome contains a region encoding:
- the rlmB gene encoding 23S rRNA (guanosine(2251)-2'-O)-methyltransferase RlmB has translation MIANGSGAGDDLVYGRNPVMSLLEGGGDCLKVLISRRRSDPVRERIVEICRARGIPFQEVDGKVLDRMVGTSSHQGVVARVSPVGILKLEDLYRLAGASDPVAAFALLVVDHVEDPHNLGAMIRTAEAAGFSAVLFPSRREALPTGVVVKASAGAALRVPLIMVGNVSQAIRRVKEDLGLWAVGLEAQGRASVFDERLPPRIALVVGSEGKGLSRVASAACDDILMIPMMGASGSLNVSVAAGIVMYQWYQGNLIG, from the coding sequence ATGATTGCCAACGGGAGCGGCGCGGGGGACGATTTGGTATATGGGAGGAACCCGGTTATGTCCCTGCTGGAGGGGGGGGGAGACTGCCTTAAGGTGCTGATCTCTCGCCGCAGGTCCGATCCGGTCAGGGAGAGGATAGTGGAGATATGCAGGGCCCGGGGGATACCCTTCCAGGAGGTGGATGGCAAGGTCCTGGATCGGATGGTTGGCACCTCCTCCCATCAGGGGGTGGTGGCCCGGGTATCCCCTGTTGGGATCCTAAAGCTGGAGGACCTGTACCGCCTGGCGGGGGCCTCGGATCCGGTGGCGGCTTTCGCGTTGCTGGTGGTGGACCATGTGGAGGATCCCCACAACCTGGGGGCCATGATAAGGACCGCCGAGGCGGCGGGGTTCTCTGCCGTGCTATTCCCCTCCAGACGGGAGGCGTTGCCCACCGGTGTGGTGGTGAAGGCCAGCGCCGGCGCGGCCCTTAGGGTTCCTCTGATCATGGTGGGGAACGTGTCCCAGGCCATCCGGAGGGTGAAGGAGGACCTGGGCCTTTGGGCGGTGGGGCTGGAGGCCCAGGGGCGGGCATCGGTTTTCGATGAGAGGCTGCCCCCCAGGATTGCCCTGGTGGTTGGATCCGAGGGAAAGGGATTAAGCCGGGTGGCCTCCGCCGCCTGTGACGACATCCTGATGATACCCATGATGGGTGCCTCCGGCTCCCTCAACGTGAGCGTGGCGGCGGGGATCGTCATGTACCAGTGGTACCAGGGGAACCTCATCGGTTAG